The nucleotide sequence GGATGCTGCTCACCCACACCTCGGGCTTCACCTCGTGGCTGCCCCTGTGGTCGAAGTACCCGGACGTGCCCTCGCGCATCAAGGCCGTCATGGACCAGCCGCCGACGAACGCACCGGGGTCGACGTACCTCTACAGCGACCTCAACCTCATCACCCTCGGGGTCATGGTCGAGCGCCTCACCGGCAAGCCCCTGGACCGGGTCGTCCACGACCGCATCACCGCCCCGCTCGGGATGCGCGACACCGGCTACAACCCGACCGACCCCTCGCGAACCGCCGCCACGGAGTACCAGACGGCGCCGCCGCGCGGGATGGTCCGCGGCGAGGTGCACGACGAGAACGCGTGGTCGCTCGGCGGCGTCGCCGGCCACGCCGGCGTCTTCTCGACGGCCGACGACCTCGCGGTGCTCTCGCAGGCGCTGCTCAACGGCGGCACCTACCGTGGCCACCGCATCCTCGACCGGCGCAGCGTCGAGATGCTCGTCACGAACTTCACCGAGGACTTCCCCGGTGACGCGCACGGCCTCGGCTTCGAGCTCGACCAGCGCTGGTACATGGACGCCCTCTCGGGGCCGCGCACGGCGGGGCACACCGGGTACACCGGCACCTCGATCGTCATCGACTTCGACAGCCGCTCCTTCGCGATCCTGCTGACCAACCGGGTGCACCCCTCGCGCGAGTGGGGCAGCAACAACCCCGCGCGCCAGGAGTGGGCCCGCGGCCTCGCACAGGCGATGCCCGTCGACCCGCGCCACGGCCGCACCGCCTGGGCCGCCGGCGGGACCAACGCGACGACCGCCACGCTCAGCGCGCCGGTCGACGTGCCGCGGGGCGGGGCCCGGCTCGGGTTCGACGTGTTCGTCGACACCGAGGAGACCGACGTCCTCACCCTCGAGACCTCGGCGGACGACGGCGCCACGTGGACGCCGCTGCCCTTCTCGCTGCGCGACCGCGGTCCGGCGCAGCAGACCGACGGGACCGTCTCGGGGGAGCACGGGCGGCGCTGGATGCAGGCGCGGGCCGAGCTGCCGCAGGGCGACCAGCTGATCCGCTGGCGGATGACGACCGACGCGACCTATCTCGGCCGCGGCGTGCTCGTCGACGGGGTCCGGGCCACCGCGGGGCACCGGGTGCTCCTCGACGGCGAGCGCCGGCCCGGCGTGTTCGACCCCCGCGGGTGGAGCGTCGTCCAGCGCGCGTCCTAGGTTGGGCGCATGTCCACCCAGCCGACCGACGGCGCACCGTCCCTCCTCGTCCGGCTCCGCGGCGTCCGGCCCTCGCTCTCACCGGCCGAGGACCGCGTCGCGGAGCAGGTGCTCGCCGACCCGCGGGCGGCCGCTGGCCTGACGATCAGCGAGCTCGCGGTGTCGGCCTCGACGTCGGAGACGACGGTGCTGCGCTTCTGCAAGCGCCTCGGGTTGCGGGGCTACCCGCAGCTGCGCCTGGCCCTGGCCGAGGCCTCGACGGGCGGTCGCCCCACGGCGCCGACGAGCGACATCAGCGCCGACGACACGGTCGACGACGTCATCGCCAAGGTCGCCTACGCCGACGCGAGCGCCGTCGAGGAGACCGCCCAGACCATCGACCGCGAGGCCCTCGTCGCCACCGCGCAGGCCATCTCGCGCGCGGGGCGGGTCGACGTCTACGGCATCGGGGCGAGCGCCCTCGTCGGGATGGACCTGCAGCAGAAGCTGCACCGCATCGGCACGGTCGTCTTCGCGTGGAACGACCCGCACATCGCCCTGACGAGCGCGACGCTGCTCGGCCCGGGCGACGTCGCCATCGGCATCTCGCACTCCGGCACGACGACCGAGACGGTCGAGGCGCTCGAGCTCGCGCGCAGCCGGGGAGCCACGACCGTCGCGGTGACGAACTTCCCGGTCTCCCGGCTCGCCGAGGGCGCCGACCACGTGCTCGCGACGGCGGCGCGCGAGTCGAGCCTGCGCTCGGGCGCGACCGCCAGCCGCATCGCCGCGCTGACCGTCGTCGACTGCCTCTACATCGCCGTCGCCCAGCACGACCTCGTGCGGGCCCAGGACGCGGTCGAGCAGACCCGCCGGGCCGTCGCCGGGCACCATGTCCGCT is from Arthrobacter sp. NEB 688 and encodes:
- a CDS encoding serine hydrolase, with amino-acid sequence MSRRGWGAVAVAGVLAASVATASPVSANDFDRPEKGFMPANTVLRDRAPERVGLDPAPIAEAERLIASHEEAPASGGHPMYAGAVGVMGHDGAVVARHASGWASRWKDATTELPREQWEPMRGDTVFDLASVSKLFTSLATVQLIEDGTVDLEAPVARYLPEFGVNGKQDVTVRMLLTHTSGFTSWLPLWSKYPDVPSRIKAVMDQPPTNAPGSTYLYSDLNLITLGVMVERLTGKPLDRVVHDRITAPLGMRDTGYNPTDPSRTAATEYQTAPPRGMVRGEVHDENAWSLGGVAGHAGVFSTADDLAVLSQALLNGGTYRGHRILDRRSVEMLVTNFTEDFPGDAHGLGFELDQRWYMDALSGPRTAGHTGYTGTSIVIDFDSRSFAILLTNRVHPSREWGSNNPARQEWARGLAQAMPVDPRHGRTAWAAGGTNATTATLSAPVDVPRGGARLGFDVFVDTEETDVLTLETSADDGATWTPLPFSLRDRGPAQQTDGTVSGEHGRRWMQARAELPQGDQLIRWRMTTDATYLGRGVLVDGVRATAGHRVLLDGERRPGVFDPRGWSVVQRAS
- a CDS encoding MurR/RpiR family transcriptional regulator; translation: MSTQPTDGAPSLLVRLRGVRPSLSPAEDRVAEQVLADPRAAAGLTISELAVSASTSETTVLRFCKRLGLRGYPQLRLALAEASTGGRPTAPTSDISADDTVDDVIAKVAYADASAVEETAQTIDREALVATAQAISRAGRVDVYGIGASALVGMDLQQKLHRIGTVVFAWNDPHIALTSATLLGPGDVAIGISHSGTTTETVEALELARSRGATTVAVTNFPVSRLAEGADHVLATAARESSLRSGATASRIAALTVVDCLYIAVAQHDLVRAQDAVEQTRRAVAGHHVRY